In Lentisphaerota bacterium, the DNA window TGAGGATCATGCAATCTCTCACGTCCATCTCCACCTGTTCCGTCAAACCGCACTGCTCGATGAAGGGCTTCGGTATCCGAACGCCACGCGAGTTGCCGATAGGTATAAGGGTCGTTTTCATGTCACCATCGTAGACACTTTGTGATTACCCGTCAACTCCGGATCTCGTTCGCGTTGGACCTCCTCCCCACCCCGCCTCACGGCGACGCAGTTGCCCTTTCGCTTCCCTTCGGCTTCTCCTTCACCTGGCGTGGGGACTCGCACTCCACACGGTACGTGTTTTGGAATCGTGTGCAGGTCATTGTTGGGGGCAGATCAATCTCACGCCCGGGAAGTATGTGCTCATCCTATTGGTGTCGCGTGTGAGTAGAGGTATTCCAGCAGCTTCTGCGTGTCCGCCGATGAAGAAGTCTGGCAGTGGTGATGTCTTGGTTCCGCGTCGGGTTCTATACCGGCCGAAAGCCTTGGCTGCTCGAAAGAGGCCTTGCCTGGGGATCTCTTGGTAGTTGAGACCGA includes these proteins:
- a CDS encoding type II toxin-antitoxin system VapC family toxin, yielding MAILVDTNVIIDVLTDDPAWAEWSIAQLEGHSDSGLVINPVVYAELCFGSPSTEFVDDVVRKFGLNYQEIPRQGLFRAAKAFGRYRTRRGTKTSPLPDFFIGGHAEAAGIPLLTRDTNRMSTYFPGVRLICPQQ